CGGGTGGCCAGGTTGGAGTTGGAGCGCGTCAACGCATGCCCGACCTGCGGCACCCGCAGGCCCCAACCCGGAGATGGAGGCAGCGGCGAGGACGACGAGCGCGCCGTCCAGGAAGAGCTCGGCCAGGAGCGCATGCGGCTGCTGGGAGGCATCCGGAACATCCTCCGGTGCACCCCGCAGAGCCACGTGCTCTGCCTGGGGGCCAGCAAGCACCTGGCGCTCGTCTACTCCGCGACGCAGGCCGGCCAGTACACCTTCGTGAGCCTGGACGCGAATGACGTGGGGGAGCGGGTCCGCGTCCTCAAGCTCTACCACCCCGAACTGGACGTGAAGGATCGCAGCTCGATTGGCGCCTATACCGACCGGATCATCCTCAAGGGTCCACCCCCGCTCCAGGTCCAGGTCCGCTTCCTCTGCCTGGGCTACGACGCCTTCTTCGAAAAGAACCCCGACAAGCGCTACGACGTCTTGATCGACAAGGCCTCGTGGATCTTCAGCGACTCGAACGCGGCGGGACGCTACCTCGCGAGCCTGAACGCGGGCGGGTATTGGATCACCGACAACGACCTGGACTACGGACAGGCGCCGTGGCTGCTCTCGATGCTGGGGCTCACGAACGAGACGGCGCGGTTGAACGACCTCGCCAGGATTGGCTACGGCTACCTCACGGCCCTCATCTACCGGCGCACCGGTGAGCGCTCCTCGGAGGTGCTCACGTACGTGATGGCCTACTGTCAGAGCGTCCGGCAGATCCTCCGCAGCATCCGGGACCGGCTGCGCTACGGCTCGGACGTCCTGGAACCCTTCATGGTCAGCGCGATGGCCATCCGGCAGATGAAACCCATGCTCGTGCAGGCAGGATTGGGCACGCAGTACGAGCAGGCCCTGAGCTTCTGGGAGGAGAAGCTGCCGGCCCTTCGGGACGCGGATGAAGACGCCACGGACGAGGATCCGACGCCGGAGGTGGAGATCCCCCTCCCCGCCCAGCAGACGCTCCAGGGCCACCAGCTCATGTTCCGCTTCGCGAATGCCTCGAAGGAGGAGCTGTCGACGATCGTGGCCAACACCGTCCTGAGGGAGAAGCAGCCCCCATTCACCGCGTTCACGGTCTTGAGCGTCGAGAAGTCCGAGGGCAAACCCGCGATGCTCTGGACGTTCAAGATCGAGCGCCGTTGAGCGGCACACCGCCGCCCACGGCGCTCTGTCGACTCAAAGGCTACCCGTGCGGCACCGGCCGGGGCTCGTCGTGGACGGAGCTTGAATCGTCCCCGCCCTTCCCCTTGCTGAGCCGGTTGCCCACCCGCGTCTTGATGCGGTCCGCGACCACGTAGAACGCGGGCACCACGAGCAGGCTCAGGACGGTGGACACGGACAGGCCGCCCAGCACCGCGACGGACATGGGTGCGCGCGTCTCGCTGCCCGCGCCCAGCGCCAGCGCAGCCGGTACCGCGGCCATCATCGTCGCCAGGGACGTCATCAGGATGGGCCGCAGGCGCACCGGCCCCGCGCGCAGCATGGCCTGCATCGCGTCCGCGCCCTGCTCGCGCTGCTGGAGCGCGTAGTCCACCAGGATGATGGAGTTCTTCTTCACGATGCCCATCAAGAGCAGCAGGCCAATCATGCTGAAGATGTTCAGCGTGTGTCCCGTGACGAGCAGCGCGAACGACGCGCCCGCCACCGACAGGGGAAGGATCGTGAGCACCGTCACCGGGTGCAGGAACGAATTGAACTGCGCGCCCAGCACCATGTACGCGACGGCGATGCCCAGGAAGAGCGCGAAGATGAGGCTGCTCATCGAGTCGCGGAACGCCACGCTCGCGCCGCCCGCCACCACGCGGATGCCGCCGGGCAGGTTCTTGCCCAGGGACTCCACCGTGGCCAGCGCGTCCTCCTGATTGGCCCCCGGCGCCACGTTGGCGTAGAGGCTGATGGCGCGCTCACGGTCGCGGCGGGTGATGGCCTGCAGCGCGGGCAATTCCTCCTGCGTCACCAGCGCCGACAGCGGCACCAGCATGTTGTTCGCCGTGCGGACCTTCAAGAGCGACAGGTCCTCCGGCCGCGAGCGCTGGCTCGCGAGCAGCCGCATGCGCACGTCGATGCGCCGCCCGCCGCTGCTGTACTTGCCCACGCGCACGCCGCCCACCAGCGCGTTCACCGTGGATGCCACCGTCTGGATGGGCACCCCCAGGTCCGCCGCGCGCGCGCGGTCCGGGGTGATGCGCAGCTCCGGCTGACCCAGCTGGTAGTCCGTGTCCAGGTCCACCACCTTGCCGGACGCCTGGAGCTGCTCGCGCAGGGACTGGCTCGCCTCCACCAGCTTGTCCCAGTCCGAACCGCGCACGCTGAACTCCACCGGGAAGCCGCGCTGCGCGGTGAAGCCCGCCTGGGACAGGTCCTGCACCACCGCGCGCAGGCCCGGGTAGCTGTTGAGTTCCTTGCGCAGCACCTGCGCGAACTCCGCCTGCGACATGCGCTGATCCGTCGGCACCAGCGTCACGTTCATGTTGCCGGCGTTCACGGAGGAGCCGCCGCCACCGCCGCCCACCACCACGAACACGCGCGTCACCTCCGGGCGGCTGGAGACGAAGGCCTCCGCGCGCTTGAAGAGGCGGTTGGTCTCCTCCAGGCTGCTGCCCACCGCCGTCTGCAGGCGCACGGACATGCGGCCCTGGTCCTGCGACGGCACGAACTCGCCCGGCAGCGCCTTGAACGCGAACGCGCTCAAGATCAGCATGGCCACCGCCGCCAGCAGCACGCGCCAGGGCCGCACCAGCCCCCAGCCCAGCACCCGCGCGTACAGCGCCTCCAGCTTGGAGAAGGCCTTGTCCACCACCACGCCCACCCGGCTGCGGTGCTCGCGCGACGTCTTGAGCAGCTGCGCGCATCTCGCGGGCGCCAGGGTGATCGCCTCCACATAGGACAGGAGCACCGCCACGCACAGTGTGACGCCGAACTGGAGGAAGAACCGGCCGATGATGCCCTTCATGAAGACGACGGGCAGGAAGATGGCCACCACCGCCAGCGTCGCCGCCAGGGCCGCGAAGGTGATCTCCGCCGTGCCCTCACGCGCGGCGCTCACCCGGTCCTTTCCTTCC
The sequence above is drawn from the Corallococcus sp. NCRR genome and encodes:
- a CDS encoding efflux RND transporter permease subunit, with protein sequence MSITDVCIKKPVFAWMIMAATIIFGLVAAQRIGISQFPDVDFPTINISVSWEGANPEAVESDVVEFIEEAVTQVEGVKSITSSARQGSANITVELDLSRNVDLALQDVQTKVSQAQRRLPLDIDPPVVSKSNPEDQPIMWLGVAGPFSQQVVSDFARYRVKERLQTVPGVGEVILGGLLERNVRIWVDAQKLDAHGLTVTDVIAALQREHVELPAGRIETQGREVNVRFMGEALDLETLANVAVREENGRTVYLHDVAIVEDGFEDERRLARVNGEPAQAMGIKKQRGANAVAVAQAVREQLDQLQKELPEGMSASINFDSTQFIEESVHEIEFELLLACILTAFVCWVFLGSLSSTLNVVLAIPMSLLGTVAVIYFLGFTLNTFTLLGLALAVGIVVDDAIMVLENIFRHAEEGKDRVSAAREGTAEITFAALAATLAVVAIFLPVVFMKGIIGRFFLQFGVTLCVAVLLSYVEAITLAPARCAQLLKTSREHRSRVGVVVDKAFSKLEALYARVLGWGLVRPWRVLLAAVAMLILSAFAFKALPGEFVPSQDQGRMSVRLQTAVGSSLEETNRLFKRAEAFVSSRPEVTRVFVVVGGGGGGSSVNAGNMNVTLVPTDQRMSQAEFAQVLRKELNSYPGLRAVVQDLSQAGFTAQRGFPVEFSVRGSDWDKLVEASQSLREQLQASGKVVDLDTDYQLGQPELRITPDRARAADLGVPIQTVASTVNALVGGVRVGKYSSGGRRIDVRMRLLASQRSRPEDLSLLKVRTANNMLVPLSALVTQEELPALQAITRRDRERAISLYANVAPGANQEDALATVESLGKNLPGGIRVVAGGASVAFRDSMSSLIFALFLGIAVAYMVLGAQFNSFLHPVTVLTILPLSVAGASFALLVTGHTLNIFSMIGLLLLMGIVKKNSIILVDYALQQREQGADAMQAMLRAGPVRLRPILMTSLATMMAAVPAALALGAGSETRAPMSVAVLGGLSVSTVLSLLVVPAFYVVADRIKTRVGNRLSKGKGGDDSSSVHDEPRPVPHG